One window of Mesorhizobium sp. WSM4904 genomic DNA carries:
- the metF gene encoding methylenetetrahydrofolate reductase [NAD(P)H], with protein MNQFRFSRRPDIGDKVRVSFEFFPPKTDEMEARLWDTVTRLEPLKPKFVSVTYGAGGSTRERTARTVKRILNETTLTPAAHMTCVDAARHQVDAVIREFAGFGVTRFVALRGDPAAGVGTAYRPHPDGYANGAELVGALKSVGDFDISVSAYPEKHPESPDFATDIDMLKRKVDNGATRAITQFFFDNDLYERYVERARRAGIYIPIVPGILPVHNFTQVANFSLRCGALVPAWLAERFEGLENDAQTHALVASAVAAEQVHDLVERGVGDFHFYTMNRADLVFAVCHMIGIRSHESEAAGSAAA; from the coding sequence ATGAACCAATTCCGCTTTTCCCGCCGCCCCGACATTGGCGACAAGGTCCGGGTCTCGTTCGAGTTCTTCCCGCCGAAGACGGACGAGATGGAGGCAAGGTTGTGGGACACTGTCACCCGGCTGGAGCCGCTCAAGCCGAAATTCGTCTCGGTGACCTACGGCGCCGGCGGTTCGACGCGGGAGCGCACGGCGCGGACGGTGAAGCGCATCCTCAACGAGACGACGCTGACGCCGGCGGCGCATATGACCTGTGTCGACGCGGCCCGCCATCAGGTCGACGCCGTCATCCGGGAATTCGCCGGCTTCGGCGTGACCCGTTTCGTCGCCCTGCGCGGCGACCCGGCGGCGGGGGTGGGAACCGCGTACCGCCCGCATCCCGATGGCTATGCCAACGGCGCCGAACTGGTCGGAGCGCTGAAGAGCGTCGGCGATTTCGACATCTCGGTTTCGGCCTATCCGGAAAAGCATCCGGAAAGCCCGGATTTCGCCACCGACATCGACATGCTGAAGCGCAAGGTCGACAATGGCGCGACGCGGGCGATCACCCAGTTCTTCTTCGACAATGATCTCTACGAGCGCTATGTCGAGCGGGCGCGCCGCGCCGGCATCTATATCCCGATCGTGCCCGGCATACTGCCGGTGCATAATTTCACGCAGGTCGCCAATTTCTCCTTGCGCTGCGGCGCGCTGGTGCCGGCATGGCTGGCCGAGCGCTTCGAGGGGCTGGAGAACGATGCGCAGACGCATGCGCTGGTGGCGTCAGCCGTAGCGGCCGAGCAGGTGCACGATCTCGTCGAGCGCGGCGTCGGCGATTTTCATTTCTACACGATGAACCGCGCCGATCTGGTCTTTGCCGTCTGCCACATGATCGGCATCCGCTCGCATGAATCGGAGGCTGCTGGGTCGGCTGCAGCCTGA